ACCTTCTATTTCCCCTTCTTAACCGAAACCTCCGACATTGACGAAAACAATCTCTACCCTTTCGTCCATCTTTCCACCGACGGTaacctcttcatcttctccaacaaCCGCTCCATTCTTCTCAACCCCATCTCCCACAAAATTGTTCGCACCTACCCCGTCTTACCCGGTGGCAGCCGCAACTACCCCGCCTCTGGCATGTCCGCCCTCCTCCCCATTAACCTCGACGACCCAAACCCCAAGGCTGAGGTCATGGTTTGCGGCGGCAACGTTCCCGACGCCTTCCACATTGTCGAGACAACCAGAGTCTTCCTTCCAGCTCTTCAAGACTGTAATAGGTATCACACATTAAACATCACATCTACATGTCTCTTCAACTATTTTTCTCGTAATCTTTTTCAACAAGAgaatatatatgtaataatgTTTGATTCCTACAGGTTGGTGATTACGGAGGAATTTCCTGAGTGGGAGAGCGAGTTGATGCCTTCGGGGAGAACCATGGGAGACCTGTTGGTGCTCCCCAATGGGGAACTGCTGATGATCAATGGTGCAACAAGAGGTACGTCTGCATGGTGGGATGCTGACATGCCTAACTACACACCCGTGTTGTACAAACCGGAGGAGCCTAGAGGGTTAAGGTTTACGGTGCTTAAGCCAAGCACCATTGCGAGAATGTACCACTCTACTTCGACGGTGCTTCCCAGTGGCAAGATTTGGGTTTCTGGAAGCAACACCCACAATACGTACAAGGATGTGGACCTCTTCCCAACTGAGACTAGAGTTGAGGCTTTCTCTCCTCCTTACTTGGATCCCAATTTTGACATGTTTAGGCCACAGATTCTCGAGGATGCTTCTCAGAAAGAGCTGACATATGGTTTTGTCTTTGAGGTTAGTTTCTCAATGGAAGATGGAGCTGGGTTGACTCAGAACGATATTAAGGTGTCCATGTATTCCCCACCTTTCACCACTCATGGATTCTCTATGGGACAAAGGCTCTTGTTTCTTAAGATTTACGAGTTGATCACAGAAACCGAAGGGTCTTACAGGGTCAGAGTGGAGGCTCCTCCATCCAATGTGGTTGCTCCTCCTGGCTACTACTTGTTATTTGTTGTTCACCGTGGCTTGCCTGGCAAGGCAATCTGGGTCAACATACAATAGAACATAAACAATATCTTGTATGGAAAAGATACAGACCTGAATGTGTCATAACCCTATCAAACTGTTAGGTGctttttcttggttttggcTGTAATTCTTTTCATGATCTTAATATTCAAATTCTTCATTGATTGGTATACTCAAGGAAAGTGCCAAGTGTCTTTATTCTATCTCAACTTTCTAATTACTATACATTTATACTAGCTAGACAGAcacacaattatttttaaattttaacaaaataatattttattttcacacagcaacaattttaaattacacgTAAGTACATCTTTCGCGATATCAATTTCCaacatgtatatatttttctctatttcaaATGTTGAAAGTAAATCAATGAACAATACTTTCTATAtctaaatataagtaaaaataataatgtttattctCCCTGGATtcatatatatgaatttagaaaaaaaaaatgtattcattgaatagaaacaaaaataattattaaattggtTTATAGTATACTTAAttacatgaaaataattaattttgtttataattgtattaaattcTTGGAGTGGACATGAAAAACATAACCATTTGGCGATTGAGAgaaactttttcattttaaagtaaaaaactttaagaaaatgattttgtagaacttttttgcatatatttattcatcttatttattttaatacaatttaaatttcttacCTTCTAAGTTTAAAAGTTGTATTCACAGCTAACAATCCGAACATATATCTCTATCTCGCTTTAATGTCTTAAGCAAACTAAAGCATTGTGCTACCCTTTCGTCTGGTAAAACAACAGACTCTATGCAtgaaatcataaagaaaaaCTGGCCACCGTTGACCCAATATTGTTAGTTTCTTTCTCTTACCAAGCAATTTACCTTATTTGTTAGCTTTATTTACTTTCGTTTCTACAGTTCACATTTGAAAGCTGATGAGATTTTTATAAACAAACTTgtttaaatcaattaataaagGTTTGTCTGAAGTATGTGAAAGTGTGGTGagatttataattaaacttaatttaagcAATTAAGAATCCTGCTACTCCCATTCTGATATTACATTCAGTTCCGATCCCCGAGTTCCAGCTTGCTCAGGCATACAGTCTTAGTTGGCAGCAACACCTCACCAACTTCCTATGAATCGTACCTTGTGGACCTCAAAATACCATTAGTACATCTAGTTATTTTGAATCTTGAATTACGGCATCATATTAGTGTAACTTTTTTTCTGAGAAATAAAATCTTAGACAAGCTTGTAGTGGTTggaaactatttaaaatataaaagcaaCGATGCAGCAGATTTTAAAGTTCAAACACTTGTATGCCATCAGGAGCCATCTTATTTATGAATCCTGACATAAATTCAGTAGGCTCCCAGTTCGAAAAgttataatatcaaaatgacAAATCCTATGAACGGGTACAAATACGCTCAGAGAAATTAAATGAACAGAGTTCTTCTTTAGAACGTCATATTGCTTTGGAACTTATATAATGACCACCCCAATCAATCATCAGTTTTCAGTTTCATAGAAAGGCAAAcacagaaaaggttgttgataGGAGTTAGTGTGTgtccaaatttgaaaaaatgcTAGTAGTTTTGTTAACCTTAGCATTCCTTCCCAACATTATCCAAGTGGATGCCAACTTTTCCAAGAGCATGCACCTCACTTGGGGAGTCCAACATGCATCAATTCTGGGTGAAGACCTTCATCTTGTGTTGGATAAAACCTCAGGTGAAACATTTATGCTTACCATGCACCAATTTAGATTTCAATTGACTGGTATCACATGGTGAGAAAACTTTGCATCAACGAGAAAAGAACAAAAGTTAATTGCATTGCAATTGAATACTGGTGGAAAAGAATGATAAGATGAATCCGATAACATTTAAGTCTAAATATAAGAGCATAACAAATATATGTTCATATAGAACTTTACCCAAGACTTCTGATCAAACTAAACATTGCCGAATATTGTGCAAACTAaagtaaaatcaataataaaaatgcatTTATCTACTTCTAGCTTAATGGAACaatgtgttgttgttgttgccttcGGATTTCAGGGTCAGCTGCTCAATCGAAGAGATCATTCTTATTTGGGAGCATTGAAATGCAAATCAAGCTTGTACCTGGTAATTCTGCCGGAACAGTCACAGCATACTATGTAAGTTCACTGGATCCAAGAGATCTCGATAACACCAAAATATGcacttttgaaaaaacaaatccaTCAAGCTTCCATTACTATAAGAAATGCTAATTAATGTCTCTTGCTCAAACAGTTATCTTCTGCAGGAAACCAGCATGATGAGATAGACTTTGAGTTCTTGGGCAACAGTACAGGACAACCATACACTGTCCATACTAACTTGTACACGCAAGGAAAAGGAAGCAAAGAGCAACAATTTTACCTCTGGTTTGACCCAACTGCTAATTTTCACAATTACACCATTCACTGGAATCCCACAGAAATTGTGTAAGTTGATAAATTTTACCAGAGCACAAACTTATTCGACTTTCTAAAATTGTTTATGACCCATTAACTAGAATCCTGTGACTGGTACCTCAGCTGGTATGTTGATGATGTGCCAATTCGTGTTTTCCGCAACCATGAACAAGAGGGCATCACTTACCCAAACAAACAAGGAATGAGGGTTTGCACCAGCCTATGGAATGCAGACAACTGGGCAACCAGAGGAGGCCTAGTAAAGACGGACTGGAATCACGCACCATTCACGGCCAGATTCCACCATTTCAGAGCAAGGGCTTGCAAGTGGAGTGGAGCAAAGAGCATCCATCAATGTGCCTATAATATCCCTGCAAATTGGTGGACTTCCGCTAGATACAAGAAGCTGACCCACACCCAGTTGGAACAGCTGAATTGGATCAGAAACAATTACATGATCTATGACTACTGCACAGACACCAAAAGATTCAACGGACAGATGCCTCCAGAATGCTTTAAACCACAATTCTAAACATCTGATTCGTATTCCCTGCAGTCACTTTCCACCATTCACACAGTCAACGATACAAAACTGTTACACAAAGATcggaacattttttttttctttgaaaatcaaACTTAAAACATGTACTTGAACCTGACAGTCCTATCTTCATCTAAtagtcacaaaaaaaaaatgactgtGTGGAGGTGTGGAAATGCAGCTGCAACAAAAGTCAAGCATCTCGGCAGCTGGAGTGTTTTcatctcctttcttctttcgtgtaacatttgtttgttatttgtcCCGGTCTTGGTGATTCCATTCTTGTTCACCATGTACTAAATAATCTTTCATCCATGAATAAACAAATTATGTGATATCGGAATTTGCAAAATGAACCCTAGGCGATGTAATGAAATTGGAGGCTCTTAAGTCGTAACAAAAAACACAGTAACagattaaaaagtttaaacaatgaTTTTACAAAGATGGTGGAAAAGCCACTAGTAAGAGTTGATGCAGAAGCAGAGACCGAGGACAATAAGAGCGGTACCGAAGAAAGCGCGGAGGAGGTGTGTGCGTTCCCCGAGAAAGATGCCGAATATGGCGGTGGCGGCGAAGGTGGTGGCGTTGGTGACAGGGACGGCGAGGGAGAGCGGGGCGTCGGAGAGGATTGCGAAGAAAGTGGCGGAGGCGGAGAGGTTGATGAGGAAGGGAATGGAGTATTGCCAGATGGAGAGAAGCTTGAACCAGTTCCCGAGGGAGATGCGCATTTTCTGGCCCATAGATGACTGCGGATGTGGCTTTGCAGAGGATTTCAGAGCCTCGTCCCAGAGAAGCGCACCGCGGCGCATGATAGCGTTGGTGGCGCCCCACACCATACCCACTGCGATCATCTTTTCCATCTTCGCTCCTTCACActaactctctctctctctctctctctctctctctctctctctctctctctctctctNNNNNNNNNNNNNNNNNNNNNNNNNNNNNNctctctctctctctctctctctctctctctctctctctgaagTCTCTATGTTTTTTTAGATGCGTTCCTGTGGGCTAGGCTAACCCGAATTAAGCTGGGCCTTTAAcccaatttattattatttttttgcaaaacctttaaGATTTTAACCTCATCCACCTCCTTCATTCTGGAATGAATTCTAAGGAATTTAACTGTATAAATTTGctttaaaaatatatccattacaaaatgtatgatttttagaaaaaataataatttatttatgcacACAAAAATTGATTACATATTATTGAAAAGGATCGTATACATGTATTAAACTCTAGGAAATTTGGTTTTTTTAACATCTTTAAAATTAGAGacatgttacatttttttttaccaaaggCTAAAgcatgtttttttaaaaaaaaaaaaataaaagaaattagacACATGTTACATGAGCACGTTTTCCATTTTTACGACAACTTCATAAGAGATGTAGAAACACGAACTTTATTTTAGATTACTACATCATAACACGTGTTCTCTAATTCAAGAGACGGTGTTTAcatattgatattattatatgtagGAAGAAAATCAAATCCTTAAGTATCTCACGAATGTTATGGGAGTTTCTtgtatacataaatatataaattcttaataCATATTATTAAGTCAAGATCTTTATGATAATGAATGACCTTTTTCATACTTAGATCTGGCGAAGACGAGTCTTAAAGTTGTAGTTGATTCTCACTTAATTCGaactaaaaattacaatatgCAAATTTTTAGCCATTTTAGATTATTTAGTactgaataaaaaaatggtaagttttattaattgatttttataataaagtcTGCACATAAACTACACcacaataaaattaatctaacaaaaaaaattacaaataaccCAAAAAACGTTAAAACATggataaaaatacttaaataacatttttttgacaacatttgaatatcaccATACATGTCAGTGCATGATAATATCATTATATCATTTAAACCAATCATACAATGACACAtataatgatgttcaaatattataaaaaaaaatagtctatatatcattatccttaaaacATTAACTATTATCCAAATTAGAATAAAACAATTTGAGGGGGGTAGGGTAGGGTAGAAGTTAGTGTGACCTCACCACGGAAAGGTAGTATTCGCGCAGCTGCAGCACGTCCACGTATGATACAGTACTCAGCAGTCAAAAGGAGATAAAAGTAAGCCACCACAACACCTAGGCAATCCTCGCGAACATGCCAATAACTCAATCAAAAGACACAAATACCCTTGCCTCCTCTGTTCTTTATTTTGTCTACAAATACCCTTCCGCCCTATTGCTTTCTATCTGCTGTGTGGCTTCGGTTTCTCTTCCGAAGGGACAAGCAGCAACCACTCCGATTCTCAAATCATACTCTCAATCGCTTCTCGAACCTTCTCAACATGGAACGCATCGTTGGCCGCAAGTACAAGCTCGGCCGCAAGATCGGAAGTGGATCCTTCGGCGAAATCTACCTCGGTTAgtcctctctctttctctcttgtcCTATTGATTTCATAATTACCGTTGAGTAGAAGTTTCTCTGTTCTCATCTCTCGCTTTCGATTTCGCTTTTTTGTTGCAGCGACGCATGTTGACACCTTCGAGATCGTCGCCGTCAAGATCGTAAGACTCTGCGTATTGTTATTTGTTTGGGCattttctgtttgtttctgGCTCTATTCTATTTCGCAAGCACTATTGTCTGGTTGAAGTTGCATGGGCGAATTTATGTGTTTGATTACCATGCATGAATTGACATGTGTTGTTTTGATTGACGGCGGCTACCAGTTAGGTTTTCAATCCGCTGAAATTGAATTTTACTGTGTGTTGGGATACACAATTGTTCTCTCGTGTGTTGCAGGAGAATAGAAAAACGAAGCATCCGCAACTTCTTTACGAGGCAAAGCTCTACAATATTCTTCAAGGAGGAAGTatgcatttttcaattttaacctttttcttATCGGTGTTATTTAGAGATGGAGTGTATCAGGAGGTTGGTGAATTCAATTTGGATGTTGCCACGCTTTTGCATGCAGGTGGAATTCCGAACATAAAATGGTCTGGCATAGACGGGGAGGAAAATGTGCTTGTTCTTGACTTGCTTGGGCCGAGTCTTGAAGATCTTTTTGTGTATTGTGGAAGGAAGTTTTCATTGAAGACAGTGTTAATGTTGGCTGATCAAATGGTAAGTTAGTCTGTAATCTTTTGACGGTAAAATTTGTTCCTACACATATTAACCAAAGTGGATCTTTAAATCAAAAGTATCTGAACATTATTCTGCCTCAAATGGACTCGATAAATTTCCTGTCTGTTTTAGCTGAATTGAACTCCCGCCCTCCTTTCCTGACCCTTCAGTCAgactttcttcattttcctgTTAGTATTGCAGTTTACATTGGTGTAGATTAGAAAATTTGCCACGAAGTTACTTTCTTGCATTTTCTTATATGAATGACTCTAATTACATTTGATATTAAGTATTGacttctttgttttcttcttttggaCAGATCACTAGGATAGAATATGTGCATTCTAAAGGATTTCTGCATAGGGATATTAAACCCGATAACTTTCTCATGGGACTTGGTCGGAAGGCCAACCAGGTAACTACTCATATTATTGCTCTTTTCTTGTTTAGCACGTCGAACTTGACCTTAAATTATTTGTTGGTATTTATTTAGGTTCCATATATGTATAACCGTACTGTCTTTTTCAGGTTTACATAATTGATTTTGGGCTTGCAAAACGATACCGGGAATCGGGTACCAATCGCCACATCCCCTACAGGTGCTTTTATAGGATTCTCTGTTACTtagctcatttttttttatcgattttTGATTCAACATTTATATCATGTAATTTTCCTTTGTGtggttttaaattattttgatattccAACCTATGTATTAGTTGGTTTacattgatattatatttttcgtTTGGaaatttctgttatttttctctGTATCCTATTTCTTCTGATCCACGGGAAATACTCTGGAGTTATACTAACAATACAAACATGCAGGGAGAACAAAAACTTAACCGGCACAGCCCGATATGCAAGTTGTAATACTCATCTTGGGATTGGTAAGTTTGAAGTTAGAACAATTTATCAAACTTTTCAGcctaaataaatttcttttgtttttcattttttatattttttattttgcagaGCAAAGTCGGCGGGATGATTTGGAATCTCTAGGATATGTACTTTTGTATTACCTCAGAGGAAGGTACAGTATTCTGCTCTCCTTTTCTTCTACAAGtgttttttgtgtgtgtaaTCTTTAATAATTGGAATGATATGATGAAAATCCTGACTATTAAATTACTATATTTCTGTCTAGCCTTCCTTGGCAAGGTCTAAAGGCTGCTACGAAGAAACAAAAGTATGATAAAATATGTCAGAAGAAAGTTTCAACTCCTATTGAGGTAAATTTGGACTATCAGTCTTGTGAAGAACAACCCGCCTCCCCTCCCCAAATATAATGGTATgcttatttgtttgttattttcctAAGGTACTTTGCAAAACTCATCCAGTAGAGTTTGCTTCGTACTTCCATTACTGCCACTCATTGACATTTGATCAGCGACCTGATTATGGATTCTTAAAGCGCCTATTTCGGGACCTATTTTCTCGAGAAGGTGagcattattttaatattttgcgtaatataaaattgaataaattgcGCAATTGTGTTGATATGCTTTTGAAAAAGTATTCTTGGTCTTGGACATATTGTTACAATTTAGTTGGGATTCAACAAGATGTCTTACTAGGAGACCAAGGGGAAAGGGTATTATTTTTTGCTAAACTAAAATACGAGGAAATTGTTGAAATTATAAGGTTTTAGATGTAGAGAGAGGGATAGGaaataagaaaactaaaatggCTGACattgatattgattttttatgtattactTTGTGATACAAAGCGTAAGCGttaatacttatttataaaatactaaCTAAATATGGCTACGTTATGATTATACTTTTCTTTGTTTGTCAGGCTATgaatttgattatgtttttgATTGGACCATTTTAAAGTACCAGCAATCTCAAAAGAGTGCAGTGCTCCCTCCACTATCTGTAAGCATTTGAATTTTGGGACATGTTCTTCCTGTATTTGAGGCAGAGGAAGAGGGTCAATGATGGTTTTGCAACTACAAGCTTCCTGTCTCctaactaatttatattatgtCATATCACAGCCAGTTCCAGGAGCAAGTAACAGTCGAGCAATCCCAATGGATATTGACCATCATCAAGGTTGGTTGAATCCTTTTATGTATGTCAATGAGAACTTTACTTTATTAAGTCTAGGATTATGGACAATTTAGCATTTAGATttctacttttgtttttttattattacctGATTGGCATGTCTTAATATATATTCAGGGCATGTTATGGAGCGGAATAGAGCAGGCGATGCTGCTGGTTCTGGTGTTAAAATCCAGTTTAAATCACCAGGGGGTAAAAATGTGAGCTATGAGAATCCACTTGACAAAAATGTAAGCCATCTTATAGATTTTCACTTTTTTGGCTTTGTTCACAATTCTGTGATTGCATACTCTTATATCTAAAATTGAACCGGTCACTGTTTAGCAATTactattcaattattttttgtagATTTATGGAGAAGCAAATATACCCGCTGCTTCATTCTCTCCTGCTAGTACTTCTATAAGGAACTCCTTGAAGCTATCTTTGTCTGCTGAAGCTTCTAACCCTGGACACGGGCAAGGCAGTAAAATTGGCCCTTCAAGTAGCTTGATGTCATCTCTGCAGCACATGTCTTCTTCTAAATGAATGCCAAATATGGTGATTAtctatcttttttctttctatgcCGTGACATTTATTGAGTAATACTTATCCTTGACCATTTGTATTTTGTTGTATTTCCAGTATGAAGCTTTAAAGAAGATTCTATACATCTTTTCTCAAGTGTTAGGTCAACAATATTTGAAGTGCATTCGTGGAGACTGCCGATGTGCTAGAAAACCGACAGATTGCATAGCTCCTCTTTTGAGGCCATTTAGTTTGCTTCTTTCCTGAGGTGACTACAAATGATTGTGCGGTATTAAACAGACTTCCCAGGCTTGGCCCCTGTGCTGTACATAGATGTCAAATTTGGCACACAGCAATATTATGTATTAATGTTTTCATGTAAAATTAATGTGTGAAGTAGCCGAGTTACTCCAATATGTTACTTGATGATATATGTGGCAACAGAGTTTGttttaaaacttgaaaattGTTTGTCAATATTATAAATTGCAAATgtattttctgtttcttttattttgatatctttgataACAGTATTTTAGTCTTTgcttctcatttatttttttcctgattatatttattgtatataatcAAAATGGTACATTGCAATTTTAAATGCCCACACATAATGTTAGGAATCATCCATACGTAAAATTTCTTAGCATGAGAAAGAGTTATATGATCTGAAAGAGTTTCATCTTTATCAATCGTTTTCATGTCAAGTATTTCATTCAACTTCCTCGTGATCACATGATCCTTTCATGATTGTTAGTTGCACTTTCTTGTTATTCACCAGGTTATCGAAAGTGTAAGTTATTCTGATACTGAAGCAAACATTATGGCTGAAGGATCACTGAAATAATGATCTCTTTTGGGTTAGCAAAGGTAGTTGTCGGTGCCTTGGCatctatttataacttataTGAATAAGAGGATGTTGTAACTAAACATCAATCAAGATTTGTGCTTCATCATCATTTGGAACTTCTCATTTTCTCTTGAACTCTTAAAGTTATTGAAAAAACAAAGGAGAAACACTACAATATCCTGCCACTGTaaaaaattgtagttttataGAATTGGCAGTAGTTGAAAGACTGGAATGGCATTGTTGGAATAATTGGACATAGTTAACAGTAGTTGGAATAAAGATGTTTCCTGCTTCagattatcttttatttttgtagacatttacaaattatatggcgtcaattcattttaataatacatCTATGATGCTCATGAAACACTGCTGTGCTTGTAGGTAGCACAAATTTGTCACTCTCCTAGGTTAATTTATACTGTCATTCCTGGGATGAAGTGAACAATAGTCTTATTTAAACTGATGTATATTTCATGTTGCTGTGGTAGCTGTTGAGTTTAACTGTGCAATTGGATTGCTCAATTACCTGTtcgtgatttttatttttgcaggACTTCTTTTTCCAATCAATATTGACTGAAGGATGAAATTTGGCAGACTCCATGATGCTGCTACTTCTGATAAATAATTCAGCATAACCACACGCAGAGACTAGGTGAGAGAATGCATCATGTAAATATTGCCACTGCCATACATACCAGTATCACTGAGCTGATGTGTCAATGTGATT
This genomic stretch from Vigna radiata var. radiata cultivar VC1973A chromosome 7, Vradiata_ver6, whole genome shotgun sequence harbors:
- the LOC106766624 gene encoding aldehyde oxidase GLOX1, whose translation is MINHLKVLFICSILFLAVAEARIKRKHKHNIHVHHLRHEPLLPEYQDQKSLFALDPFYSESPPPPSELPSFSEPPPFPLPAEETKAPFLVNSLGDWELISENAGVSAMHINLLPTNKIIVFDAKVYRTSRIRLPEGEPCVPYRDAGSTEDKFDCFAHAVEYDIETNQVRAIQVTQGDPWCSSGGVRSDGTFVSTGGFDTGGKSIRYMGPNCDGCEWREYDNVLATDRWYSTQQMLPNGDFILIGGRKSYSYEFVPAEGQRSEKTFYFPFLTETSDIDENNLYPFVHLSTDGNLFIFSNNRSILLNPISHKIVRTYPVLPGGSRNYPASGMSALLPINLDDPNPKAEVMVCGGNVPDAFHIVETTRVFLPALQDCNRLVITEEFPEWESELMPSGRTMGDLLVLPNGELLMINGATRGTSAWWDADMPNYTPVLYKPEEPRGLRFTVLKPSTIARMYHSTSTVLPSGKIWVSGSNTHNTYKDVDLFPTETRVEAFSPPYLDPNFDMFRPQILEDASQKELTYGFVFEVSFSMEDGAGLTQNDIKVSMYSPPFTTHGFSMGQRLLFLKIYELITETEGSYRVRVEAPPSNVVAPPGYYLLFVVHRGLPGKAIWVNIQ
- the LOC106766625 gene encoding probable xyloglucan endotransglucosylase/hydrolase protein 26 — its product is MLVVLLTLAFLPNIIQVDANFSKSMHLTWGVQHASILGEDLHLVLDKTSGSAAQSKRSFLFGSIEMQIKLVPGNSAGTVTAYYLSSAGNQHDEIDFEFLGNSTGQPYTVHTNLYTQGKGSKEQQFYLWFDPTANFHNYTIHWNPTEIVWYVDDVPIRVFRNHEQEGITYPNKQGMRVCTSLWNADNWATRGGLVKTDWNHAPFTARFHHFRARACKWSGAKSIHQCAYNIPANWWTSARYKKLTHTQLEQLNWIRNNYMIYDYCTDTKRFNGQMPPECFKPQF
- the LOC106768799 gene encoding transmembrane protein 234 homolog isoform X1 — encoded protein: MEKMIAVGMVWGATNAIMRRGALLWDEALKSSAKPHPQSSMGQKMRISLGNWFKLLSIWQYSIPFLINLSASATFFAILSDAPLSLAVPVTNATTFAATAIFGIFLGERTHLLRAFFVFSPCDTSQLKSKLVHGKHKCFT
- the LOC106768799 gene encoding transmembrane protein 234 homolog isoform X5, with product MEKMIAVGMVWGATNAIMRRGALLWDEALKSSAKPHPQSSMGQKMRISLGNWFKLLSIWQYSIPFLINLSASATFFAILSDAPLSLAVPVTNATTFAATAIFGIFLGERTHLLRAFFVN
- the LOC106768799 gene encoding transmembrane protein 234 homolog isoform X4, which translates into the protein MEKMIAVGMVWGATNAIMRRGALLWDEALKSSAKPHPQSSMGQKMRISLGNWFKLLSIWQYSIPFLINLSASATFFAILSDAPLSLAVPVTNATTFAATAIFGIFLGERTHLLRAFFVTAGNTNQMFRIVV
- the LOC106768799 gene encoding transmembrane protein 234 homolog isoform X2; this encodes MEKMIAVGMVWGATNAIMRRGALLWDEALKSSAKPHPQSSMGQKMRISLGNWFKLLSIWQYSIPFLINLSASATFFAILSDAPLSLAVPVTNATTFAATAIFGIFLGERTHLLRAFFDYLVHGEQEWNHQDRDK
- the LOC106768799 gene encoding transmembrane protein 234 homolog isoform X3 codes for the protein MEKMIAVGMVWGATNAIMRRGALLWDEALKSSAKPHPQSSMGQKMRISLGNWFKLLSIWQYSIPFLINLSASATFFAILSDAPLSLAVPVTNATTFAATAIFGIFLGERTHLLRAFFGTALIVLGLCFCINSY
- the LOC106768640 gene encoding casein kinase 1-like protein 3, which translates into the protein MERIVGRKYKLGRKIGSGSFGEIYLATHVDTFEIVAVKIENRKTKHPQLLYEAKLYNILQGGSGIPNIKWSGIDGEENVLVLDLLGPSLEDLFVYCGRKFSLKTVLMLADQMITRIEYVHSKGFLHRDIKPDNFLMGLGRKANQVYIIDFGLAKRYRESGTNRHIPYRENKNLTGTARYASCNTHLGIEQSRRDDLESLGYVLLYYLRGSLPWQGLKAATKKQKYDKICQKKVSTPIEVLCKTHPVEFASYFHYCHSLTFDQRPDYGFLKRLFRDLFSREGYEFDYVFDWTILKYQQSQKSAVLPPLSPVPGASNSRAIPMDIDHHQGHVMERNRAGDAAGSGVKIQFKSPGGKNVSYENPLDKNIYGEANIPAASFSPASTSIRNSLKLSLSAEASNPGHGQGSKIGPSSSLMSSLQHMSSSK